The stretch of DNA TCTTCAGCGCTAGCTGACCGTGAAACACCTAAAATATCGTAATAATCTCTTTTGGTCGACATGCTATTAAGCTCCTACAACTACTTTTGCGTAACGAATTACCTTATCGTTTAAATAATATCCTTTTTCAACCACGTCAATTACCTTGCCTTTCATATCATCAGAAGGAGCAGGGATATTAGTAATTGCTTCGTGCAAATCGGCATCAAACGGTAAACCGATAGCTTCCATTTCTTTAACACCTTGTTGTGTGAGCGCATTTTTAAATTTGTTGGCAATGAGTATTACTCCCTCAATAGCCGGATCGTTTTCTTTTCCTTCAAAGGACTTGAAAGCACGATCAAAATCGTCTAAAATGGGAAGTAAAGACTTAATGACATCTTTTCCGGCACTTTGAATTAAATCCACTCGTTCTTTAGAAGTACGACGACGGAAATTGTCAAACTCAGCATACAAACGAAGATATTTTTCATTCGCCAGATCCAATTCTTCCTTTAAAACCTTTTCAGGCGACTCTACTTCTTCACTTACTGCCATACTTTCCTGAACTTCCGCCGCATCGGCAGTGTTATCTATAAACTCCTCGTGAAACTGATTATCTTTATTTTCCATGTGTTTTTTCTTATTCTTCAACATATCTCAGGTTGATTTATAAGGTTATTGTGAATTAATGCAGCAACGTCAAAAATATTGCCAATAACTATTTAACCGACAGGCTGTCAGTTTTTGCAGAATTTGTTGATTAAAAAGTCAGTTCTGTTAGACCATAGTCGATGGTCCATAGATTGAATCCTGAGTCAGATATTCACTATGGACTATGGACTATTGTCCATGGACTTAAAGTGTCAGCACCGCATTGTCAATCAATTTTCCATTCTCACATTTGATGATTCGTTGAGGGAATTTATTGATTGTATAGTGATCATGTGTAGCCATTAAAACAGCAGTTCCAGCTTCACTGATCTTTTTTAGTAGTAATAAAATTTCTGCTGAAATATCAGGATCGAGATTACCGGTTGGCTCATCTGCCAAAATAATTTCAGGATGATTTAACAAGGCACGTGCAATAACAATACGCTGCTGTTCACCTCCTGAAAGCTCGTGTGGGTATTTTTTCAGTTTAGAACGCATACCTACATTGTCCAATGACTCAAGGATACGTTCATTCATCGATTTGTCATTATTCCATCCTGTGGCTTTCAAAACAAATTCAAGGTTTTCTTCAACTGTACGATCTGTAAGTAGCTGAAAATCCTGAAACACAATACCCAATTTACGACGAAGAAAAGGTACTTCTGCATCTTTAATGTTTTTCAGATTGAAGCCTGCAACCATTCCTTGTCCTTGCTGAACATGCAAATCAGCATACAAAACTTTTAATAAACTGCTTTTTCCACTACCGGTAGAACCGATCAGGTAAACAAATTCGCCTTTATCAATGCTTAAAGAAACATTTGACAACACCAGATGTTTCTGTTGGTAAATATCTACGTTATCAAGTTTTATTACGTTTTGAATCATCAGATCTCCAGTTTTACTATTTTTCCGAAAGGTAAGTCTTTTACTAAGTTCAATATATATTCCTGTTTTTCAGCCAGTCCAATTTTTTCTAAAGATTTCTCGGGCCTGTCTACACGAAAATAAGCCAGTAATGTGAATTTCTCATCACGTAACTGAACATAATCAGGAATTTTAGCAACTCCTTTGACTTTTAAAATATACAAAATATCGTTAGTTTAAAAGGTTTGGTTCAAAAATATAAATTATTACGGGTTTTGTGTTGCGGGTTGCGCGTTTATTTAATACTAACTATGATAACAATTAGTGTGTCATCCTGACGAAGGAAGGATCTGTTCCTTCAATGCGAATATGTAACAGATGCTTCGTTCCTCAGCATGACAAAACATTAAACATTTACATCTCCAACAAAAACTCCATTGTATCAACACCGTCTGCATAATCCCATAGCTCGGGTTGTTGGGCTTTACCAAACGGTAAGCTATTCCCGAAGCTGCCTCCTTTGCTAACTACACACTGAATCTGTTCTGCATCATCTTTTAAACGCTGTTTTAACGCTGCTTCGTCTTCATAAAATTCATAATGTAATGATGAAATAGGAGAGGCATAACCTGCATTTTCGCTCAGCATTAAGAAGTTATTTTCATAATACTTAATACGATTCATCATCAGCAACGTGAGATTATAATCGAAGTTATTGGCATATTTATTATGGTAAATAATTGGTTTGTAGGATTCAATCCCTTCGAAAAACTTAATAAAAGAATAGCCATTAGGAACGTATAGTTTAGACACATTACGGCAGCCTAAACCAAAATACCAGAAAATATCTTTTCCCAGTTGGTTGAAATCTTCAGGTGTTTCATTACCGGTAAGAACAGCCACTGAATTTCTGTTTTTGCGGATAATATGAGGGTATTTTCCGAAATAATGATCAAAATAGCGGGAACTGTTATTGCTTCCTGTGGCAATTACAGCATCAAAAACATTTAATCGTTCTATAAATTCAAACTTATCAGCATAAATCGGGTTAATCTTAATAAGCTCTTTCAGGATATAAGGAATTAACTTATTGTCCTGTGAAGATAACTTTATAAGTGCTTTGTGTCCCGATATTAATACGCATAAGATATCGTGAAAACCGACTAACGGAATGTTGCCGGCTAGTATTAATCCAACGGTTTTAGCATCAGATTGGCTCCATTTATCGGTGTAGGCAGACAGCCATTTCGAAAGGTTTTCTTCAGAAAGTGACCTGGCGATTGCCAAGATGGCCTCTTTCGTATAGTCGGGAGTAAACCAGGTGTTATAATGTTCTGCACTGTTGATCAGTGAATTGAGTTCGTCGGATGGATTGAAAAGTACCTTGCCCAATGAAGCAAAAGTCTTAACAGTGTCATTAATTGAAGTGTGCGGCATATTAATTGTTATTTTCAAAAACGAAATCGTTCCTGAAATGTTATATTTGCACAAAATTAAGAAAACCCCAATAAGTTTAATGATATGGCAATAAAGATCACAGAAGAATGCATTAACTGCGGTGCCTGCGAACCAGAATGCCCAAATAATGCCATTTATGATGCGGGTGCTTCGTGGAAGTTTTCAGATGGGACTGCATTAAAAGGTTTAATAGACTTCGGTGATGGAACTTCTCTTGATGCAGACGCTTTGCAAGCGCCAATTTCTGATGAAGTATATTACATCGTTCCTGATAAATGTACCGAGTGTGTTGGTTTCCATGATGAACCACAATGTGCGGCAGTATGTCCGGTTGATTGTTGTGTTGATGATGAAGACATCCGTGAATCCAAAGAAGATTTATTGGCTAAAAAAGATTGGTTACACGCTGAATAATAAATCAGATAACCATTTTAGCTATAAAACGTAAAATATTGAAAGGGAAGCAACATTGTTGTTTCCCTTTCTTATTTTTGATAGAACAAAGTCAGTTTATGAGATTATGACTAATACAGCAAATCTACAAGGTGAATTACTGCAAGCTCATCCGGAGTTAAAAACTCCTTATGGCATTTGCAATTTAAGTGTTATTCCGGTAAGAGCGGAGGCAAGCGACAGAAGTGAAATTGTTACCCAGTTGCTTTTTGGTGAAACTTTTGAAATACTGGAACAAACCGAAGGGTGGTCAAAGGTAAAAATCGCCTACGACGGATATGAAGGTTGGGTTGGGAATAAACAATTTTTCGGATTAAGTACAGAAGATCTAGGAGTGTTGGCAGATCATCAGCAATTTGTTTGCACCTCTCCGTTTAATTTCCTTACCAATGCGTTGGGACACTCACATTATCTTTCGCCAGGATCAACCTTGCCTTTATTCAGAGGGGATACAGTGTTTGTTGGAGATGAAAAATATTACTTTAAAGGTAAAGCCTACGAAACAGATAGCTACCCAAGGAAAAATATGGAAAGCCTGTTTAAAATGTTTCTGAATGCTCCCTATTTATGGGGAGGAAGATCAATTTTAGGGATTGATTGTTCTGGCTTTACACAGGTTTGCTATAAAATATTAGGGATTAAACTTAAGCGAGACGCTTATCAACAAGCTGATCAGGGTGAATTGGTTAGTTTTATCAATGAAGGGAAACTTGGCGATTTAGCATTTTTCGATAACGCGGAAGGTAGAATAACCCACGTAGGAATTTTGATTAATAGCCATCAAATTATACATGCCTCCGGTCGTGTTCGCATAGATTCGATTGATCATCAGGGTATCTTTAATGAAGAAACCCAGCAATATTCGCATAAGCTACGGATTATAAAAAGAATACTATAAGCGTCACGCAATGGCGCTAAGAAATCTGTGTCATGCTGACGAAGGAAGCATCTGTTGCAAAAAACTGACAGATCCTTCGTTCCTCGGGATGACACGGTTATTTTTGCGTCTTAGCAGCTTTAATTAATTAATGCCCAATTATTTTTTTTCGGAACTGATGAATACTATCTCCGTCAGGTTTAAAGTGAAGAAATGAAAAATTAGGGAGTTTTTCCCAGTCACTATGATCCAAAGGTTCTGAGGCAATAACCACAGAATCTTTTGTTTTTTTTAGCCATAGGGTATAATAATCTTCAAATCGCAATGCCTTTTCGTGGTTTTTATCGTTGAAAATTCTCCAGGCAAATAATTCATCATTTCCCATTAAAAATGCAGTTAACGAACTATAGTTTGTTGTATTGGCTATTTCAGATAGCGCTGTAAAAATTGTTTCAGGAGATGCATTTTTAGATTTATCGATCAATTGATGTAGGAAAATCTCTGTATCAGTAAGACCTTTATCCTGGGCTTCATCCATATAAGAGTAAACACTTCCGTTATGGCAAAAAGCAAAATGCTGATAATAGAAAGGATGAGATCGGTCCTTATTTACTTCGAGGTCTTTCGTCGCTTTCCGGTTATGAGCAATAAACAGATTAGACTTAACATTCTCGATAATTAACCGATAGGAATTATCCCAAATATGTTCCCGGTCTCTTTTATGAATTTCAATAGATTTGTTATTAACATACGCAATTCCGCAGCCGTCATTATGTGGGCCGCGGGTTTCCGGGTCTTCAGGCATTCGACCTTGACTGGAAAGATAATGTAATGATGTAGGGCACAACAACATCTCCTCAACTATTGTTGTGGGGTATACACTTATTTTTGCCAGCATCCTGCACATACTAAAAGATAAACTTTTTAACTGTGTATTGCAAATCTTCTAATTTATGAGATGTAAAGTAGTAGTGAAGTCTCTGTATTCGAAATTGATAATCATAGATTTTGTTAGGATTATCATTGCCGTTGATTTCAATTGATAAGAACTTCATCGCCATTGATTTCAATCAACGAAATATGGATAATAAAAATGGCCTTAGCCAAACCAGTACAGTTAAGCTAAAGCCAATACGACGCAATAATTATTTCAAAAACTATTCTAACCCGTAGTGCGATTTGATTTCACATATGTGAATTCAAAGCATAAATTGTCATATAAGCCAAAGTCGCCTCGTACAGTTCGGAAGAGATGATTTAAAATACTCGCACTAACCTGTCGGAGAACTATACGCAGTTTCGGCTGAGCCGAGAGCATTTTTTGCATACTTTTTTTGCTGAAGAAAAACAT from Solitalea canadensis DSM 3403 encodes:
- a CDS encoding class II glutamine amidotransferase, whose product is MLAKISVYPTTIVEEMLLCPTSLHYLSSQGRMPEDPETRGPHNDGCGIAYVNNKSIEIHKRDREHIWDNSYRLIIENVKSNLFIAHNRKATKDLEVNKDRSHPFYYQHFAFCHNGSVYSYMDEAQDKGLTDTEIFLHQLIDKSKNASPETIFTALSEIANTTNYSSLTAFLMGNDELFAWRIFNDKNHEKALRFEDYYTLWLKKTKDSVVIASEPLDHSDWEKLPNFSFLHFKPDGDSIHQFRKKIIGH
- a CDS encoding cell division ATP-binding protein FtsE; this encodes MIQNVIKLDNVDIYQQKHLVLSNVSLSIDKGEFVYLIGSTGSGKSSLLKVLYADLHVQQGQGMVAGFNLKNIKDAEVPFLRRKLGIVFQDFQLLTDRTVEENLEFVLKATGWNNDKSMNERILESLDNVGMRSKLKKYPHELSGGEQQRIVIARALLNHPEIILADEPTGNLDPDISAEILLLLKKISEAGTAVLMATHDHYTINKFPQRIIKCENGKLIDNAVLTL
- a CDS encoding 4Fe-4S dicluster domain-containing protein; the encoded protein is MAIKITEECINCGACEPECPNNAIYDAGASWKFSDGTALKGLIDFGDGTSLDADALQAPISDEVYYIVPDKCTECVGFHDEPQCAAVCPVDCCVDDEDIRESKEDLLAKKDWLHAE
- a CDS encoding acyl-CoA reductase; translated protein: MPHTSINDTVKTFASLGKVLFNPSDELNSLINSAEHYNTWFTPDYTKEAILAIARSLSEENLSKWLSAYTDKWSQSDAKTVGLILAGNIPLVGFHDILCVLISGHKALIKLSSQDNKLIPYILKELIKINPIYADKFEFIERLNVFDAVIATGSNNSSRYFDHYFGKYPHIIRKNRNSVAVLTGNETPEDFNQLGKDIFWYFGLGCRNVSKLYVPNGYSFIKFFEGIESYKPIIYHNKYANNFDYNLTLLMMNRIKYYENNFLMLSENAGYASPISSLHYEFYEDEAALKQRLKDDAEQIQCVVSKGGSFGNSLPFGKAQQPELWDYADGVDTMEFLLEM
- a CDS encoding C40 family peptidase, whose protein sequence is MTNTANLQGELLQAHPELKTPYGICNLSVIPVRAEASDRSEIVTQLLFGETFEILEQTEGWSKVKIAYDGYEGWVGNKQFFGLSTEDLGVLADHQQFVCTSPFNFLTNALGHSHYLSPGSTLPLFRGDTVFVGDEKYYFKGKAYETDSYPRKNMESLFKMFLNAPYLWGGRSILGIDCSGFTQVCYKILGIKLKRDAYQQADQGELVSFINEGKLGDLAFFDNAEGRITHVGILINSHQIIHASGRVRIDSIDHQGIFNEETQQYSHKLRIIKRIL
- a CDS encoding nucleotide exchange factor GrpE; its protein translation is MLKNKKKHMENKDNQFHEEFIDNTADAAEVQESMAVSEEVESPEKVLKEELDLANEKYLRLYAEFDNFRRRTSKERVDLIQSAGKDVIKSLLPILDDFDRAFKSFEGKENDPAIEGVILIANKFKNALTQQGVKEMEAIGLPFDADLHEAITNIPAPSDDMKGKVIDVVEKGYYLNDKVIRYAKVVVGA